A window of Chryseobacterium sp. IHB B 17019 genomic DNA:
TTAAATGGGTCAATCTGGGCCTCCAGCTCATGCCGAAACTCACTATTGGCCAACATTACTCCTGCCAGGAAAGCGCCTAAAGCAGGGGACAACCCTATCGTGACCATCAATTCTGAAACTCCAATGACTAAAAACAGGGAAGAAGCCGTCAGAAGCTCTGTCATTCCTGTTTTTGAAATATATCTTAAAAAAGGTACAAAAACATACCGTCCGAGTAAAATTAAAATAACAACGCCTAAAATCACCGTTGCAAACTGCAGCCATTCCGGTAACGTTTGGATCAGAACCTGGATATCACTGTCATTATGCTTTGCTTTATAGTTGGCAATGAGAGGAAGAATTGCCAAAATGGGAATTACCGCCATATCCTGAAACAAAAGCGTTGAAAAAGAAGCTTCTCCGGCTAATGTTTTTAAATTATTTTTTTCCTGTAAAGTCTGCAAGACTATTGCCGTAGAAGACAATGCAAAACACATCGCAATCGCAATGGCCTTGTCGATACGCCAGCCGGCAGATATAAAAACAAGGAAAAGCAATAAAATCGTAAACAGCATCTGGGTCAGTCCCAACCCGATGATTTTCTTCCGCATTTCCCAGAATTTCCTCGGTTCCAGCTCAAGGCCAACCAGAAACAACAGCATAATCACACCAAACTCACTGGCATGCATAATGTCGTCGACATCCTTTCCCGTCAGTCGTAAAACGTAGGGGCCAATGATAATTCCGCCTGCGATATACCCAATCACAGAGCTTAACCCGAATTTCCTCGCCAGCGGAACCATAATAATGGCAACGCCTAAGAAAAGAAGAGTATTCATGGCCAAGCTGGTTTCCATACTATTGATTGAGAAGTTCTGAGAATTCCTGTTTATGTAGAATGATGTCTTTTTTCGATAATTTATTGGCTTCGTAAACGATTTTGATGTTTTTAATATTGGCTTTAAAAACATTCAGGGAAACAATAAGACCGCTGATAAGCTCTTCTATGGTGTATTTATAAGTTCCATCCTTACTGAAAGATCTTTCCTTCCCTCCTGTTGTGACAAGAATATGCACTTCTTTGCCTTCCAATGGATTTTCTTCACCTTCTTTTAGCCAGTCACGATCAAAAACCTCATCAATCCAAAGCCTTAACAAAGGTGGCATTCCAAACCAGATTAGCGGAAACTGGAAAATAAAGCGATCATAATTTTTTAATCTTTTTCTCTCCCGGAAAGCGGCAATATGAAAATCCGGATACTCCTCATAAAGATCCCGAAGCGTAAAATGTTGGTGCCGGACATAGAAATTAATGAGCTCTACATTCGAGTTTGAGTGCTCTAGATAAGGATGCGCAAAAACTACCAACGTCTTCTTCATAAAGCTGTTTTCAGTAAATTTAATGA
This region includes:
- a CDS encoding NAD(P)H-dependent oxidoreductase encodes the protein MKKTLVVFAHPYLEHSNSNVELINFYVRHQHFTLRDLYEEYPDFHIAAFRERKRLKNYDRFIFQFPLIWFGMPPLLRLWIDEVFDRDWLKEGEENPLEGKEVHILVTTGGKERSFSKDGTYKYTIEELISGLIVSLNVFKANIKNIKIVYEANKLSKKDIILHKQEFSELLNQ